The Miscanthus floridulus cultivar M001 chromosome 7, ASM1932011v1, whole genome shotgun sequence genome includes a region encoding these proteins:
- the LOC136467131 gene encoding putative multidrug resistance protein isoform X1 produces the protein MRRVVTGLARRIREQYARPGAVAEQAVSSVRTAYSFVAEASTMARFSAALQESARLGLRQGLAKGIAALGSNGNTFAIYAFNVCYGSRLVMYHGYQGGTVFIVSSLIIIGGVYVLVLVLLPYKKLPAAADRLFHVYQPTRSLGSALSNIKCFSEATAAAERVLEMVRRVPKIDSYSDAGDRGSRVSASAPP, from the exons ATGCG CCGCGTCGTCACGGGCCTGGCGCGCCGGATCAGGGAGCAGTACGCGCGCCCGGGCGCCGTCGCGGAGCAGGCCGTCTCGTCGGTGCGCACGGCATACTCGTTCGTCGCGGAGGCCAGCACCATGGCCCGCTTCTCCGCCGCGCTCCAGGAGTCGGCGCGCCTCGGCCTCAGGCAGGGGCTCGCCAAGGGCATCGCGGCGCTCGGCAGCAACGGCAACACCTTCGCCATCTACGCCTTCAACGTCTGCTACGGCAGCCGCCTCGTCATGTACCACGGCTACCAGGGCGGCACCGTCTTCATCGTCTCATCCCTCATCATCATCGGCGGCGTGTacgttcttgttcttgttctgctCCCCTATAAAAAGCTACCTGCTGCTGCAGATCGATTATTTCACGTGTACCAGCCTACCAGGTCGCTGGGGTCTGCGCTGTCCAACATCAAGTGCTTCTCGGAGGCGACCGCGGCGGCGGAGAGGGTGCTCGAAATGGTACGGCGGGTGCCCAAGATCGACTCCTACAGCGACGCCGGCGATCGTGGTTCGCGGGTCTCGGCATCGGCACCTCCGTGA
- the LOC136467131 gene encoding putative multidrug resistance protein isoform X2, with protein sequence MRRVVTGLARRIREQYARPGAVAEQAVSSVRTAYSFVAEASTMARFSAALQESARLGLRQGLAKGIAALGSNGNTFAIYAFNVCYGSRLVMYHGYQGGTVFIVSSLIIIGGVSLGSALSNIKCFSEATAAAERVLEMVRRVPKIDSYSDAGDRGSRVSASAPP encoded by the exons ATGCG CCGCGTCGTCACGGGCCTGGCGCGCCGGATCAGGGAGCAGTACGCGCGCCCGGGCGCCGTCGCGGAGCAGGCCGTCTCGTCGGTGCGCACGGCATACTCGTTCGTCGCGGAGGCCAGCACCATGGCCCGCTTCTCCGCCGCGCTCCAGGAGTCGGCGCGCCTCGGCCTCAGGCAGGGGCTCGCCAAGGGCATCGCGGCGCTCGGCAGCAACGGCAACACCTTCGCCATCTACGCCTTCAACGTCTGCTACGGCAGCCGCCTCGTCATGTACCACGGCTACCAGGGCGGCACCGTCTTCATCGTCTCATCCCTCATCATCATCGGCGGCGT GTCGCTGGGGTCTGCGCTGTCCAACATCAAGTGCTTCTCGGAGGCGACCGCGGCGGCGGAGAGGGTGCTCGAAATGGTACGGCGGGTGCCCAAGATCGACTCCTACAGCGACGCCGGCGATCGTGGTTCGCGGGTCTCGGCATCGGCACCTCCGTGA
- the LOC136465700 gene encoding putative multidrug resistance protein produces the protein MSERRITAEAVFQTTMILVTTGRVIADACSMTTDLAKGSDSVASLFAILDRETKIQPDDPQGCKPEKLTGEVQIVGVDCAYPSRPDVIIFKGFSLDIIPACLLCTPAQLNENPLAQIEELFYDPLRGVVKIDGRDIRTYNLRALRRHIGLVSQAPTLFSGTIRENIMYGAETGSEAEVEDAARSANAHDFISKVNPAILLLDEATSALDSASEKAVQEALDRVMAGRTSVVVAHRLSTIQNCAVIAVLEGGVVVEKGTHVSLIAKGPSGKYFGLVSLQQGGGQH, from the exons ATGTCCGAGCGGCGCATCACCGCCGAAGCAGTGTTCCAGACCACTATGATCCTCGTCACCACAGGCCGTGTCATCGCCGACGCGTGCAGCATGACGACCGACCTCGCCAAGGGAAGCGACTCGGTGGCTTCCTTGTTCGCTATTCTGGACCGCGAAACAAAGATTCAACCTGACGATCCACAGGGGTGCAAGCCGGAGAAGCTCACGGGTGAGGTGCAGATTGTAGGGGTTGATTGCGCGTACCCGTCGAGGCCGGACGTGATCATCTTCAAAGGATTCTCCTTGGACATCATCCCGG CGTGCTTGCTTTGCACACCGGCACAGCTGAATGAGAATCCGCTGGCTCAGATTGAGGAGCTGTTCTATGACCCGCTCAGAGGGGTGGTGAAGATCGATGGCAGAGACATCAGGACATACAACCTCCGAGCCCTGCGACGCCACATCGGGCTCGTCAGCCAAGCGCCGACGCTGTTCTCCGGCACGATCAGAGAGAACATCATGTATGGCGCGGAGACGGGGAGcgaggcggaggtggaggacgcggcgagGTCCGCCAATGCGCACGACTTCATCAGTAAGGTAAACCCGGCCATCCTGCTGCTGGACGAAGCTACGAGCGCGCTGGACAGCGCGTCGGAGAAGGCGGTGCAGGAGGCGCTGGACAGGGTGATGGCTGGCCGGACAAGTGTGGTGGTGGCGCACAGGCTCAGCACCATCCAGAACTGTGCTGTGATCGCGGTGCTTGAGGGAGGAGTCGTCGTGGAGAAGGGCACGCACGTGTCCCTAATAGCCAAGGGACCCTCCGGCAAGTACTTTGGGTTGGTCAGTTTGCAGCAGGGAGGTGGTCAGCACTGA